From Vreelandella neptunia, the proteins below share one genomic window:
- a CDS encoding transposase: MPRFKPYNYDQNAMVVINYQDQLQPGTFEHAVHYLIEHKLDLSVFHPKYRNDATGRLAYDPAILLKIILFAYSKGITSSREMQWCCETNIIFKALSCDTVPHFTTLASFVSRHADEIEALFEQVLLVCHEQGLLGNELFAIDGCKMSSDASKEWSGTFKELGEKREKLRGLIRHHLLEHYARDEAETEADLDRDIRRAKTILSLDAAMNKVDRFLKTHSPRMGRGKRIKEVKSNLTDNESAKMTTSKGTIQGYNGVATVDKKHQIVIDAQAFDEGQEHHTLKPVLEQVEARFKKLGIAENIYQKGTVVTADTGFANEANMKYLHEQQINGYIPDNQFRSRDPKFADQKDKYGKRHQNLPDKGWRETTPASAFQFDPVELTCICPTGEKLSYRGQGETDNGKIRVHFEGRLLQCRHCPKKYRCMQTPSSADHRKGAGRQVSFIIENKRLPNYTDWMKHRVDSPKGKEIYSHRMSVVEPVFGNIGTTKRLNRFSLRGKKKVQGQWQLYCLVHNIEKLANYGHLAAS, encoded by the coding sequence ACTCCAACCCGGTACCTTTGAGCACGCAGTGCATTACCTGATCGAGCATAAACTCGACTTGTCCGTTTTCCACCCCAAGTACCGCAACGATGCGACCGGCCGGCTGGCCTATGATCCGGCCATCCTGCTTAAGATTATCCTGTTTGCTTACTCAAAAGGCATCACCTCCAGCCGTGAAATGCAGTGGTGCTGCGAGACCAATATTATTTTTAAAGCTCTTTCCTGCGATACCGTTCCCCACTTCACCACACTGGCCAGCTTCGTCAGTCGCCATGCCGATGAGATTGAAGCGCTATTCGAACAAGTGCTGCTGGTGTGCCACGAACAAGGCTTGCTGGGTAACGAACTCTTTGCCATTGACGGCTGCAAGATGTCCTCCGATGCCTCTAAGGAATGGTCGGGTACGTTCAAAGAATTGGGCGAGAAACGGGAGAAACTGAGAGGCCTGATTCGGCATCACCTACTGGAGCACTACGCGCGTGATGAAGCTGAAACGGAAGCCGACCTGGATCGGGACATTCGCCGCGCCAAGACGATTCTCTCGCTAGATGCGGCCATGAACAAAGTTGACCGTTTCCTAAAGACGCACAGCCCAAGGATGGGCCGGGGGAAGCGCATCAAGGAAGTGAAGAGCAATCTGACCGATAACGAAAGTGCCAAAATGACGACAAGCAAGGGCACGATCCAGGGCTATAACGGCGTAGCCACGGTGGATAAAAAGCACCAGATCGTCATTGACGCTCAAGCCTTCGACGAAGGCCAGGAGCATCACACCCTGAAGCCAGTTCTGGAGCAGGTAGAAGCCCGTTTTAAGAAACTGGGCATTGCGGAAAACATCTACCAGAAAGGCACCGTCGTCACCGCGGATACAGGCTTTGCCAACGAAGCCAATATGAAGTATCTGCACGAACAGCAGATCAACGGCTACATCCCCGATAACCAGTTCCGCAGCCGAGATCCGAAGTTCGCCGATCAGAAAGACAAATACGGCAAGCGCCACCAGAACTTACCAGATAAAGGCTGGCGAGAGACGACGCCAGCCAGCGCGTTCCAGTTTGATCCGGTAGAACTAACGTGTATCTGCCCAACCGGCGAAAAGCTGTCCTATCGTGGGCAAGGAGAAACGGACAATGGCAAGATCCGGGTACACTTTGAAGGGCGTTTGCTGCAATGTCGGCACTGTCCAAAGAAATACCGATGCATGCAGACCCCGAGTTCTGCCGACCATCGCAAGGGTGCTGGTCGACAAGTGTCTTTTATTATCGAGAACAAACGCTTACCCAATTATACCGACTGGATGAAACACCGAGTTGATAGCCCGAAGGGCAAAGAAATTTACAGCCATCGTATGTCTGTCGTGGAACCCGTCTTTGGCAACATTGGCACGACGAAAAGACTGAACCGCTTCAGCCTTCGGGGTAAGAAAAAGGTGCAAGGTCAGTGGCAGCTTTACTGCTTAGTGCACAATATTGAGAAGTTAGCGAATTATGGTCATTTGGCCGCGTCATGA
- a CDS encoding site-specific integrase yields MSEHIIWKGWKLTPPIQASTDGEASRSYQRAREKYKELSSALEQIEALVPGAAEGCHGLVFSERAISDAFESIHSITSPQKLRQQHNFLVSGLERGARELNWQVSIPSPMVTLPRKSPQVTTGTFSQLHGWDTAVNIHDQLLPPTKLHQNKLKEWLAGRFLFQLVREGALLNKEWLRQVPLAVSDGITFVGDIGYLTLKKELNSEQPSSKNKPIFKNFNVNESPEHLFEYERQYQYRRLFLSPMSHLLLLSYYQQYSLSWPQNAGAEKALLHYANSISKEFSNANLASILSVAKTSSSLEMMPLLTHYASQFDVSLSLRPTTWQRLVHRQVLVKQPEDASLEPAYIPIQPLPKRKGKYPDQLVQLIKLQRCIPASLIGQAGRNKAIANIDNFLSSEEGNGVLVTLLAAWAKRLMQKGGRVKSKLTPSTVRTYRSHIARPLVIHGYDIHDIQALDASEWQKLYENVLNDAKTTGSRSRAQNRLRDFHDFVMDTYSVPDVELGGNDGIAGRVDVNIITPAEYGRATAIIVSSKQSNRLRKMQALALILGYRLGLRRSECALLMRRDIAFIQHSEDIFGEVIVRANPYRRGKSYSATRRLPLWLLSPLERKLLVWCYNQTYKDSKVRTVHKQLLFCPGVSSHDILSDNELFQPIQTALKVASGDTSVRYHHLRHTFVTQNILRFLENNPNELLPKEWLEGESADKEPYITNFDFSTLAGLPSQNRPSRKRLWQLSLLTGHASPDETLSSYTHLLDWVMGHYLRERFNPVVSSDMQSVLFKNQSKTAVTSWRNRKGLKGQTRASDILNQLKSEGQDYLADNRLEPFFQLYESPAINPLDNATALFTWPNATTIYQCLRLIEQQEHQGVSLGNAIQYAARSFLFAPNQLDRWVKSGEKLMTRRTRRTNSAFSRGDNVNRRSELAASQVVYMPELRRCMAPPLKPQVLKEADQFFHKLLDWCRANPEKAEKSFVTFRNHMQRSTGHIKLPDAVAINTVRDILRPLGCLQHAYLVVEVETNAVEKKVKRHWAQATDIPVKRIISIPTPSRSGRTRHWYGNAHLKITRGDYKDAEQPLWEAIRFASFMILLVADITDQYE; encoded by the coding sequence ATGAGTGAACACATAATTTGGAAAGGCTGGAAATTAACGCCTCCGATACAAGCAAGTACTGACGGCGAAGCGTCTCGTAGCTATCAACGCGCACGCGAAAAATACAAAGAGCTGTCCTCAGCACTTGAACAGATAGAGGCACTTGTGCCAGGTGCCGCTGAAGGGTGCCATGGATTAGTCTTTTCAGAACGAGCTATCAGCGATGCGTTTGAGTCGATTCATTCGATCACAAGTCCACAAAAACTACGCCAGCAACATAATTTTCTAGTGAGCGGTTTGGAGCGCGGCGCGCGCGAGCTAAATTGGCAAGTCAGCATCCCGAGCCCGATGGTCACTCTGCCACGCAAATCGCCGCAAGTAACGACTGGCACTTTTAGTCAGCTACATGGCTGGGATACCGCTGTAAACATCCACGATCAATTATTGCCCCCAACCAAGCTTCATCAGAATAAATTAAAAGAATGGTTGGCGGGACGCTTTTTATTTCAGCTAGTTCGGGAAGGCGCCCTGCTAAATAAAGAGTGGCTAAGGCAGGTTCCCTTAGCAGTTAGCGACGGTATTACGTTTGTAGGTGATATTGGTTATCTAACGCTAAAAAAAGAGCTGAATTCTGAACAACCTAGCAGCAAAAATAAACCTATTTTCAAAAATTTCAATGTAAATGAGTCACCTGAACACCTTTTTGAGTATGAGCGTCAATATCAATATAGACGGCTCTTTCTAAGTCCTATGAGCCACCTATTGCTACTGAGTTACTATCAACAATACAGCCTAAGTTGGCCACAGAATGCAGGTGCCGAAAAAGCGCTACTGCACTATGCCAACAGTATCTCTAAAGAATTTTCTAATGCAAATTTGGCCTCCATTTTATCTGTGGCAAAAACGTCATCTTCACTGGAAATGATGCCCTTACTGACACATTATGCTAGCCAGTTTGACGTCTCATTATCGCTTCGCCCCACCACATGGCAACGACTTGTACATCGGCAAGTGTTGGTTAAACAACCCGAAGATGCCTCACTCGAACCAGCTTATATTCCCATCCAACCTTTGCCGAAGCGGAAGGGAAAGTATCCAGATCAATTAGTGCAGCTCATTAAATTACAGCGCTGTATCCCAGCCTCCCTCATTGGCCAAGCGGGTAGAAATAAGGCCATCGCGAATATCGATAACTTTTTGTCGTCAGAGGAAGGAAATGGAGTACTCGTTACACTATTAGCGGCCTGGGCTAAAAGACTCATGCAAAAAGGGGGACGGGTTAAATCAAAGCTTACTCCGAGCACGGTCAGAACCTATCGTTCCCATATAGCCCGCCCGCTGGTGATACACGGCTATGATATACACGATATTCAAGCGCTGGATGCGAGTGAATGGCAGAAGCTTTACGAAAATGTACTGAATGATGCTAAGACCACGGGAAGCCGTTCAAGGGCACAAAACCGTTTACGAGATTTCCACGATTTTGTTATGGATACTTACTCGGTTCCAGACGTAGAACTCGGTGGAAACGATGGGATAGCAGGACGTGTTGATGTAAACATCATCACACCAGCAGAATACGGGCGGGCCACCGCTATCATCGTAAGCTCTAAACAGTCGAATAGATTGCGTAAGATGCAGGCATTAGCGCTAATACTTGGCTATCGTCTCGGTTTACGTCGCAGTGAATGTGCCTTACTTATGCGCCGGGATATAGCGTTTATACAGCATTCTGAGGATATATTTGGTGAAGTTATTGTTCGCGCTAATCCATACCGACGCGGTAAAAGCTATTCAGCAACCAGACGTTTACCTCTCTGGCTATTATCGCCCCTAGAGCGAAAATTACTTGTTTGGTGCTATAACCAAACTTATAAAGACAGCAAGGTTCGGACGGTGCATAAACAGCTTCTGTTTTGTCCCGGTGTCAGTAGTCATGACATACTAAGTGATAACGAACTTTTCCAGCCTATCCAAACGGCACTAAAAGTGGCAAGTGGCGATACTTCAGTTCGCTATCATCACTTACGACATACCTTTGTTACGCAAAACATCTTACGTTTCCTAGAAAATAATCCCAACGAACTGCTGCCTAAAGAGTGGTTAGAGGGTGAGAGTGCCGACAAAGAACCTTATATTACGAATTTTGACTTCTCTACACTAGCGGGTCTTCCTTCACAAAATCGCCCGTCACGCAAGCGATTGTGGCAGCTATCATTATTGACTGGCCATGCCAGCCCTGATGAAACACTTAGCTCTTATACACACTTGTTAGATTGGGTGATGGGGCATTATCTTCGCGAACGCTTTAATCCGGTTGTTTCATCTGACATGCAGTCGGTCTTATTTAAAAATCAGTCAAAAACAGCGGTGACTAGTTGGCGAAATCGTAAAGGTTTAAAAGGACAAACACGGGCTAGTGATATCTTGAACCAATTGAAATCTGAAGGGCAGGACTATCTCGCTGATAATCGCTTGGAGCCTTTCTTCCAGCTATATGAGTCCCCCGCCATAAACCCGCTAGATAACGCAACTGCACTATTTACATGGCCGAATGCCACAACGATCTATCAATGCCTGCGATTGATCGAACAGCAAGAACACCAGGGGGTCTCGCTAGGTAATGCTATTCAGTATGCCGCAAGGAGCTTTTTGTTCGCTCCTAACCAGCTCGACCGCTGGGTAAAAAGCGGTGAGAAGCTTATGACCCGAAGGACCCGACGGACGAATTCGGCATTTAGTCGAGGAGACAATGTAAATCGGCGAAGTGAGCTTGCCGCCTCTCAAGTTGTTTATATGCCCGAGCTTCGACGGTGTATGGCACCTCCGTTAAAGCCGCAGGTATTGAAGGAGGCTGATCAATTTTTTCATAAACTACTAGATTGGTGTCGAGCAAACCCCGAAAAAGCGGAAAAAAGCTTTGTCACATTTCGCAATCATATGCAACGCAGTACGGGCCATATTAAGCTTCCAGATGCAGTAGCTATAAACACCGTCCGCGATATTCTTCGTCCATTGGGCTGTCTACAGCACGCCTACCTAGTAGTTGAAGTGGAAACAAACGCTGTTGAGAAGAAAGTAAAGCGGCATTGGGCACAGGCAACTGATATCCCAGTAAAACGCATAATATCGATACCAACCCCCTCCCGCTCTGGGCGAACGCGTCATTGGTACGGTAATGCTCATCTCAAAATCACCCGCGGCGATTATAAAGATGCGGAGCAGCCACTGTGGGAGGCAATACGTTTTGCATCATTTATGATACTCCTCGTAGCAGATATAACTGACCAATACGAGTGA
- a CDS encoding site-specific integrase, whose product MGKIRVREKTNKLFFDFRYLGKRCREQTTLDNIAANRKKLERILEKIEAEITLGTFDYGRYFPDSPRAKTLSKRALTTLGGYQATPLLRGFAETWFAEKEIEWRESQIVTVQGCLDRHILPALGHKEVGSITRAEILEFRASLAKVNTRSGKKLSASRINHIMTPLRMMLNEAADRYEFSSPYRGIKSLNVPRTDVEPFSLDEVQRIISNVRDDFRQYYTVRFFTGMRTGEIDGLTWEHVDFSRRQILVHQAMVNGKVVPTKNDGSFRAIDMSQPVFDALKAQFEVTGKTGLVFTTRKGTALSHHNVTKRVWYPLLEELGMNKRRPYQTRHTAATLWLAAGESPEWIARQMGHTTTEMLFRVYSRFVPNLTRQDGSAFERMLNQKRA is encoded by the coding sequence CTGCTAACCGTAAAAAGTTAGAGCGGATTCTGGAGAAAATCGAAGCGGAGATTACGCTGGGCACGTTCGATTATGGTCGCTACTTCCCGGATAGCCCGCGAGCAAAGACGTTAAGCAAGCGTGCACTGACTACCTTAGGAGGTTATCAAGCGACGCCATTACTGCGCGGCTTTGCTGAGACGTGGTTTGCGGAGAAAGAGATTGAGTGGCGCGAGTCACAGATCGTCACCGTGCAGGGGTGTCTGGATCGACATATTTTGCCAGCGTTAGGGCATAAAGAAGTCGGCAGCATCACCCGTGCAGAAATTCTTGAGTTCCGGGCGTCACTCGCCAAAGTAAATACCCGGAGCGGCAAGAAACTCTCTGCTAGCCGTATCAACCACATCATGACGCCATTGCGCATGATGTTGAATGAAGCCGCCGACCGCTATGAGTTTAGCTCACCGTACCGCGGGATTAAATCGCTCAATGTGCCACGTACCGATGTGGAACCGTTTTCCCTAGATGAGGTGCAGCGGATCATCAGTAACGTCCGCGACGACTTTCGTCAGTACTACACCGTGCGCTTCTTCACGGGCATGCGAACCGGCGAGATTGACGGCTTAACCTGGGAGCATGTGGATTTCTCCCGACGTCAGATTCTAGTGCATCAAGCGATGGTGAACGGCAAGGTTGTGCCCACTAAGAACGATGGGTCCTTTCGTGCGATTGATATGTCGCAGCCGGTCTTTGATGCCTTGAAAGCTCAGTTTGAAGTCACTGGGAAGACAGGTCTGGTCTTCACGACGCGTAAAGGCACCGCGCTATCGCATCATAACGTCACTAAGCGCGTCTGGTATCCGTTGCTAGAAGAGCTGGGGATGAATAAGCGTCGGCCCTACCAGACACGCCATACCGCGGCGACATTATGGTTGGCGGCAGGCGAGAGCCCCGAGTGGATTGCACGCCAGATGGGTCATACCACAACGGAAATGCTTTTCCGTGTTTACTCACGCTTTGTGCCCAACCTAACGCGCCAAGACGGCTCTGCGTTTGAGCGCATGCTTAACCAGAAACGCGCCTAG